The Brachionichthys hirsutus isolate HB-005 chromosome 3, CSIRO-AGI_Bhir_v1, whole genome shotgun sequence genome has a window encoding:
- the etv1 gene encoding ETS translocation variant 1, with protein MLQDLSAGVLFPPCLQRRTFAQVPDNDEQFVPDFQTENLAFHGLQLKIKRELHSPCSELGSNCSQERPFRLQYGDKFPYNISAYEQKQPTGMKPSSPVTPPCSTPVSPLHHASPTAAPTAKPDRSYAQILSSQPLPDGGYPMDHRFRRQLSEPCHSFPSPPTMARDSRPIYHRQMSEPNIPFPPQGFKQEYPDPLYEHPAMMGAPVPHTYPASMMIKQEPRDFTYDSEVPSCHSVYLRQDGYLAHAGRTEGCVFDKVVRHFYDDTCVVPEKVEGDIKQESGLYREGPSYQRRGSLQLWQFLVALLDDPSNSHFIAWTGRGMEFKLIEPEEVARRWGIQKNRPAMNYDKLSRSLRYYYEKGIMQKVAGERYVYKFVCDPEALFSMAFPDNQRPVLKTDAERQVNEEDTVPLSHFDEGVAYVQEGPYCQPHPYSEAYVY; from the exons ATGCTTCAGGATTTAAGCGCCGGCGTCCTCTTTCCACCGTGCCTGCAGCGCCGAACTTTCG CTCAAGTTCCTGACAATGACGAGCAGTTTGTTCCAGACTTCCAGACAGAAAACT TGGCGTTCCACGGACTGCAGCTGAAGATCAAGCGGGAGCTGCACAGCCCGTGTTCGGAGCTGGGTTCCAACTGCAGCCAGGAGCGGCCCTTCAGGCTCCAGTATGGCGACAAGTTCCCCTACaacatcag TGCCTACGAGCAGAAGCAGCCCACGGGAATGAAGCCCTCCAGCCCAGTGACGCCCCCCTGCAGCACCCCCGTGTCCCCCCTCCATCATGCCTCACCCACAGCGGCCCCGACGGCCAAACCGGACCGGAGCTACGCTCAGATCTTGTCCTCCCAGCCGCTCCCTGACGGCGGCTACCCGATGGACCACAG ATTTCGACGTCAGCTTTCGGAGCCGTGCCACTCGTTCCCGTCCCCGCCCACGATGGCCCGGGACAGCCGGCCCATCTACCACCGGCAGATGTCCGAGCCCAACATCCCCTTCCCTCCTCAAGGCTTCAAGCAGGAGTATCCCGACCCCCTGTACGAGCACCCGGCCATGATGGGGGCGCCGGTACCCCACACGTACCCCGCCTCCATGATGATCAAGCAGGAGCCCAGAGACTTCACCTACGACTCAG AAGTGCCTAGCTGCCATTCCGTCTACCTGCGGCAAGACGGCTACCTGGCCCACGCCGGCAGGACCGAAG GCTGCGTGTTCGATAAAGTGGTGCGCCATTTCTACGACGATACCTGCGTGGTGCCGGAGAAGGTCGAAG GCGACATCAAGCAGGAGTCGGGCCTGTACCGCGAGGGCCCGTCGTACCAGCGCCGCGGCTCGCTGCAGCTCTGGCAGTTCCTGGTGGCGCTGCTGGACGACCCGTCCAACTCCCACTTCATCGCCTGGACCGGCCGCGGCATGGAGTTCAAGCTCATCGAGCCCGAGGAG GTGGCGCGTCGGTGGGGGATCCAGAAGAACCGGCCGGCGATGAACTACGACAAGCTCAGCCGCTCTCTGCGCTACTACTACGAGAAGGGAATCATGCAAAAG GTGGCCGGCGAAAGATACGTCTACAAGTTCGTCTGCGACCCCGAGGCCTTGTTCTCCATGGCGTTCCCCGACAATCAGCGGCCGGTGCTGAAGACGGACGCCGAGCGGCAGGTGAACGAGGAGGACACCGTGCCGCTGTCCCACTTTGACGAGGGCGTGGCCTACGTCCAGGAGGGGCCCTACTGCCAGCCGCACCCCTACAGCGAGGCCTACGTTTATTAA